A single genomic interval of Arachis duranensis cultivar V14167 chromosome 7, aradu.V14167.gnm2.J7QH, whole genome shotgun sequence harbors:
- the LOC127740518 gene encoding uncharacterized protein LOC127740518, translating to MLAYSVAADAVDDYVRICESTTIECLKKFVEGVLSVFEDEYLRKLNPNYVQRLLQMADGRGFPGMLDRSRVFDDILNDRAPKLNYTINGNNYTMGYYLADSIYLEWATFVKSISKPQGEKRKLFAQYQEGQRKYVERLFGVLQARFGIIHGPARF from the exons ATGTTAGCATATAGCGTAGCAGCTGATGCTGTTGATGATTATGTGCGCATATGCGAGAGCACTACAATTGaatgtttgaaaaaatttgttgaaggtgTACTTTCGGTATTCGAGGATGAATACTTGCGAAAACTAAATCCAAATTATGTACAACGCCTACTACAAATGGCGGATGGTCGTGGCTTTCCTGGCATGTTGG ATCGTTCTCGAGTGTTCGATGATATTCTAAATGACCGTGCTCCGAAGTTAAATTATACTATTAATGGTAATAATTATACTATGGGATACTATTTAGCAGATAGTATTTATCTTGAATGGGCCACATTTGTCAAATCAATCTCAAAGCCACAAGGGGAGAAACGCAAGTTATTTGCACAATACCAAGAAGGGCAAAGAAAATATGTGGAGCGACTATTCGGAGTGTTACAAGCACGCTTTGGAATTATACATGGTCCAGCTCGcttttga